The following is a genomic window from Deinococcota bacterium.
CTGGTACTACACGCCGATGGCACTGGCTTTCAGCCGCCAGCTTACGCCGAGCGTTGTCGTTTACGACTGCATGGATGAACTCTCGGCCTTCAAGGATGCCCCCCCGGCCTTGAGCGCGCTCGAGGCCGAGCTCCTGAGCAGGGCCGACGTGGTCTTTACCGGCGGCCAGAGCCTCTTCGAGGCCAAGCGGGCGCAGCACCCCAACATCCACCCCTTCTCCTCGAGCATCGACAAGCCTCACTTCGCCAAAGCCAGGCAGAGGCTCGCCGAGCCCGAGGATCAAGCCGCTATCCCCCGGCCGCGTCTGGGCTATTGCGGCGTCGTCGACGAGCGCTTCGACTTGGAACTCCTGGCGGGCGCCGCCGCGGCCCGGCCAGACTGGCACTTCGTCATCCTCGGCCCCGTGGTCAAGATCGACCCCGCCACCTTGCCGCAAGGCCACAATATCCACTATCTGGGCGCCAAAGCCTATGACGAGTTGCCGGCTTATCTGTCGAGCTGGGACGTAGCCACCCTGCCCTTCGCCCACAACGCGTCCACCCGCTTCATCTCGCCGACCAAGACGCCGGAGTACTTAGCGGCCGGGAGGCCCGTCGTGTCCACCTCCATTCGCGACGTGATCCGGCCCTACGGGGAGATGGGGCTGGTCAGAATCGCGGGCGCCGACGGCTTCGTGGCGGCAGCCCAGGCGGCGCTCGAGGAGGATGCCGCCCAGCGCGCGGCGTGGCTGAGCCGGGTGGACGCGTTTCTGGCCGACCTCTCCTGGGACGCGACCTGGCGGGCTATGAAGGGGCTCATCGCCGCTGCGCGGGAAGCCGGGCAAGGCGCGTCCTCGCGGATCGACGACCCAAAGCCCTCCTGCAACGCCGGCACGACCGTCGCGGCAGACTAAGAGCGGACCAAGAAAGGAAGCTCATGTTCGACTACCTCGTCGTCGGCGCCGGCTTCGCGGGGAGTGTACTCGCCGAGCGCCTGGCCTGCGGCTCCAACAAGCGGATCTTGATCGTTGACAAGCGCTTTCACATCGGCGGCAACGCCTATGACCA
Proteins encoded in this region:
- a CDS encoding glycosyltransferase family 1 protein; this translates as MTTPVFESGHQDAALPASLDLVCFSHLRWDFVWQRPQHLLSRAARERRTFFVEEPVFGAEKARLELSPRDGGVQVAVPHLPGGLSAEAADAAQERLVEAFLKERGVQDAVFWYYTPMALAFSRQLTPSVVVYDCMDELSAFKDAPPALSALEAELLSRADVVFTGGQSLFEAKRAQHPNIHPFSSSIDKPHFAKARQRLAEPEDQAAIPRPRLGYCGVVDERFDLELLAGAAAARPDWHFVILGPVVKIDPATLPQGHNIHYLGAKAYDELPAYLSSWDVATLPFAHNASTRFISPTKTPEYLAAGRPVVSTSIRDVIRPYGEMGLVRIAGADGFVAAAQAALEEDAAQRAAWLSRVDAFLADLSWDATWRAMKGLIAAAREAGQGASSRIDDPKPSCNAGTTVAAD